The Nitrospirota bacterium genome window below encodes:
- the cysT gene encoding sulfate ABC transporter permease subunit CysT — MTTHTLLQLALRSAAVGYVALLILFPLVAIAHQSFVGGIDHFIQDISTPQASSALILTLESAFITTVINAIFGTLSAIVLVRYEFPGRWFLNALVDLPFAIPTLVTGLMIAAIYGPTTILGTWLQQGGVSVLYDKPGIVLAMLFVTMPFTIRSLQPVLMELERDQEEAAFSLGASPWTTFWKVTVPSVLPGLLTGVFLTFVRALGEFGSIVIVAGNIPMKTQVASVYVYGEIESYNPQGATSVSVFILLISFLVLVLLERLTRPPGERMPPWLRWPKRPLSMIRPSEIG, encoded by the coding sequence ATGACTACCCACACCTTGCTTCAACTTGCGCTCCGCTCCGCTGCTGTCGGCTATGTCGCCCTGCTCATCCTCTTTCCGCTCGTGGCGATCGCCCATCAGTCGTTTGTCGGAGGCATCGACCACTTCATCCAGGACATCAGCACACCCCAAGCCTCCTCAGCCCTGATCTTGACGCTGGAATCTGCCTTCATCACGACGGTCATCAACGCCATCTTCGGCACCCTCTCCGCGATCGTCCTGGTGCGCTACGAGTTCCCTGGCCGCTGGTTTCTCAATGCTCTGGTCGATCTCCCCTTCGCGATTCCCACCTTGGTGACCGGCTTAATGATCGCAGCCATTTATGGGCCGACCACCATTCTCGGGACGTGGCTGCAACAGGGGGGCGTATCCGTCCTATACGACAAACCCGGCATCGTCCTGGCCATGCTCTTTGTGACCATGCCCTTCACCATCCGTTCGTTACAGCCGGTGCTGATGGAATTGGAGCGAGACCAGGAAGAAGCAGCCTTCTCCTTAGGCGCGAGTCCCTGGACGACCTTTTGGAAGGTCACCGTCCCCTCCGTACTACCGGGGCTCCTGACCGGGGTGTTCCTGACCTTTGTCCGGGCGCTGGGCGAATTCGGCTCCATTGTTATCGTCGCAGGCAACATCCCGATGAAGACCCAGGTGGCGTCGGTCTATGTCTATGGAGAAATCGAAAGCTACAACCCCCAGGGCGCCACATCGGTCTCGGTCTTCATCCTGCTGATTTCGTTTCTGGTGCTGGTCCTGTTGGAACGTCTAACCAGGCCACCAGGCGAACGGATGCCTCCGTGGCTCCGCTGGCCGAAACGGCCTCTCTCCATGATCCGTCCATCGGAGATCGGATAA
- a CDS encoding sulfate ABC transporter permease subunit, giving the protein MRRLLIGSVWFYFSLLLISPILYLAVHSFDEGIAAFWNEVTKPEALHGFLLTIEITAIVLVLNLIFGTITALVLVRQHFAGRTVLSGVIDLPFSVSPVIAGFMLILLFGPETILGTFFGTLGVKVLFAMPAMVLATLFATFPFVVRELTPLLQTIGTDAEEAARTLGANEWQVFLKVTLPMLRWGFVYGATLTVARAIGEFGAVLVVSGNILLVTQTATLHIYQSYVDFNYVGANAVALTLLAVSFAILSLLEIAKTKATATVA; this is encoded by the coding sequence ATACGTCGCCTACTCATCGGTTCTGTGTGGTTCTATTTTTCACTGCTCCTGATCAGCCCGATCCTCTACCTCGCCGTGCATAGTTTCGACGAGGGGATTGCGGCCTTCTGGAATGAAGTCACGAAACCGGAAGCCCTGCACGGGTTTCTGCTCACAATCGAGATTACGGCGATCGTGCTGGTCCTGAATCTGATCTTCGGCACGATCACCGCGCTGGTGCTGGTGCGGCAGCACTTTGCCGGACGCACGGTTCTGAGCGGGGTCATCGATTTACCCTTTTCTGTCTCTCCGGTCATCGCAGGATTCATGCTGATTCTCTTGTTCGGGCCCGAAACCATTCTAGGCACCTTCTTCGGCACCCTGGGGGTCAAAGTCTTATTTGCCATGCCTGCCATGGTGTTAGCGACGCTGTTCGCGACCTTCCCCTTCGTCGTCCGCGAACTGACGCCTCTCTTGCAAACGATCGGCACGGATGCGGAGGAAGCGGCGAGAACCTTAGGAGCCAACGAGTGGCAGGTGTTTCTCAAGGTCACGCTCCCCATGCTCCGATGGGGCTTTGTCTATGGAGCGACCTTGACGGTGGCCCGGGCCATCGGTGAATTCGGCGCGGTACTCGTCGTCTCCGGGAACATCCTCCTGGTGACGCAGACCGCCACCCTGCACATTTATCAGAGCTATGTGGACTTCAATTATGTGGGCGCCAATGCCGTCGCCCTGACCCTGTTGGCCGTCTCCTTTGCCATTTTGAGCCTGCTGGAGATCGCAAAGACCAAGGCCACAGCCACTGTGGCATAA
- a CDS encoding ABC transporter ATP-binding protein, translating to MKIEVRGLRKQFGLVPAVSDVSFQVKEGELLGLLGPSGSGKTTVLRLIAGLETPSGGDIYIDGKRVNDLSVQDRNIGFVFQHYALFKHLTVFENIAFGLKIKKWNPAEIEQRVAELLRLMSLDSVEHRYPHQLSGGQRQRVAIARSLAPRPSVLLLDEPFGAVDAKVRQELREWLIRLHDRLNVTSLFVTHDQEEAMEVSGRIIVFSKGKLEQIGSPAEVYEEPATEFVARFIGAMNILEGTVLNNVVKIGSLEFPAPNIPDQVQLQVGFRPYYVKVSEDPARYRQTATLRHIYFLGVAYRLEIETAEGLILRSRMNKEEFRQYRFEVGQPVSFAVTQFRFLPQEGRSFPTSVPPQQLDADPLTP from the coding sequence GTGAAGATCGAAGTACGAGGGCTCAGAAAACAGTTCGGTTTAGTCCCTGCTGTGTCGGACGTCTCCTTCCAGGTCAAAGAAGGGGAACTCCTCGGCCTTCTGGGACCGAGCGGCAGCGGGAAAACGACGGTGCTGCGGTTGATCGCAGGGCTGGAAACGCCGTCCGGAGGAGACATCTATATCGACGGGAAACGGGTGAACGATCTCTCCGTCCAGGATCGGAACATCGGATTCGTCTTTCAGCACTATGCCCTATTCAAACACCTGACCGTCTTCGAGAACATCGCCTTCGGCCTCAAAATCAAAAAGTGGAACCCGGCGGAGATCGAGCAGCGCGTAGCGGAGCTGCTCCGATTAATGAGCCTGGACTCAGTGGAACATCGCTATCCCCATCAACTGTCCGGAGGCCAGCGCCAGCGGGTCGCGATTGCCAGATCCTTGGCCCCCAGACCGAGTGTCCTGCTCCTCGATGAACCCTTCGGCGCCGTGGATGCGAAGGTGCGGCAGGAATTGCGTGAGTGGTTGATCCGGCTTCACGATCGCCTTAACGTGACCAGCCTCTTCGTGACCCACGATCAGGAAGAGGCGATGGAGGTCTCAGGACGAATCATCGTCTTCTCCAAAGGCAAGCTTGAGCAGATCGGCTCTCCGGCCGAGGTCTATGAAGAGCCCGCCACGGAATTTGTGGCGCGGTTTATCGGAGCCATGAATATCCTCGAAGGTACGGTTCTGAATAACGTGGTAAAGATCGGATCGCTTGAGTTTCCCGCCCCCAATATCCCGGACCAGGTTCAACTCCAAGTGGGATTTCGTCCCTATTATGTAAAGGTGTCTGAAGATCCCGCGCGCTACCGCCAGACTGCCACACTCCGGCACATCTACTTTCTCGGCGTGGCCTACCGGCTCGAAATTGAAACGGCGGAAGGGCTAATTCTGAGGTCTCGCATGAACAAAGAAGAGTTCCGCCAGTACCGGTTCGAAGTGGGGCAACCTGTCTCCTTCGCTGTGACGCAGTTTCGATTCCTCCCCCAAGAAGGGCGGTCCTTCCCTACCTCAGTGCCGCCCCAACAGCTCGACGCAGATCCCCTCACGCCTTGA
- a CDS encoding Rrf2 family transcriptional regulator produces the protein MKLSKKSEYGLRALLELTQFYGKETLQRQQIATRQHIPVEFLEQILLALKRAGLLASRRGIKGGYTLIKSPDEITLGQVIRILDGPLAPIACVSKTAYQKCSDCPYASKPYCPLQDAMGEVRNAIADILDHYTLSQFAMARPAKRAS, from the coding sequence ATGAAACTCTCGAAAAAAAGCGAATATGGGCTTCGAGCCCTCCTGGAACTCACGCAGTTCTATGGCAAGGAAACGCTCCAGCGCCAGCAGATCGCTACACGCCAGCATATCCCTGTGGAGTTTTTGGAACAGATCCTTCTCGCGCTGAAACGCGCCGGATTGCTTGCGAGCCGCCGCGGCATCAAGGGCGGCTATACGTTGATCAAGTCGCCGGACGAAATCACTCTGGGTCAAGTGATCCGCATCCTGGATGGGCCGCTCGCACCAATTGCCTGCGTGAGCAAAACCGCCTATCAAAAATGCAGCGATTGCCCCTATGCGTCGAAGCCCTACTGTCCCTTGCAAGATGCGATGGGTGAGGTGCGCAATGCTATCGCCGATATTTTGGACCATTACACGCTGAGCCAGTTTGCCATGGCCAGGCCAGCGAAACGCGCGAGCTGA
- a CDS encoding sulfate ABC transporter substrate-binding protein: MGASSLFALLLAWIIFSGSVLAGETRELTLAGYSVPKEAYERTIIPAFQRQWKQRTGQEVRVRSSYGASGAQARAIIGGFDADVAVLSLEGDLDQITKAGLITHDWRTGPHKGMVSASVVALGVRKGNPKGIKGWEDLARPGVEVLYPNPKTSGGAMWDVVAIYGAGLKLAEQQAGAGKKPSPESAEAFATSLLKRIQKNVKVMDKSGRESVTTFERGVGDVIVTYENELLPRIKSHRPYELIVPQETVWIENPAALIDKHVDRHHVRDIAEAFVAFLHSEEAQAAFTELGFRPIGQAAGQPSAGAALPLPTKLFTIADLGGWETISTKLFGPRGAWTSTVEDLARGK, encoded by the coding sequence ATGGGTGCCTCAAGCCTCTTTGCTCTGTTGCTGGCCTGGATCATCTTCTCCGGCTCCGTCCTGGCCGGAGAGACCAGGGAACTGACGCTGGCTGGCTATAGTGTGCCGAAGGAAGCCTACGAACGCACGATCATTCCTGCCTTCCAACGGCAATGGAAACAACGGACGGGACAAGAGGTTCGGGTTAGGAGTTCGTACGGAGCCTCCGGCGCCCAGGCCAGGGCGATCATCGGAGGGTTCGATGCGGACGTGGCAGTCCTCTCGCTGGAGGGGGACCTCGATCAAATCACCAAGGCTGGCTTGATTACCCACGACTGGCGAACAGGGCCCCACAAAGGCATGGTCTCCGCTTCGGTCGTCGCACTCGGCGTCCGGAAGGGAAACCCGAAGGGAATCAAGGGCTGGGAAGACCTCGCCAGGCCAGGCGTGGAGGTCCTCTACCCCAATCCCAAGACCTCAGGCGGCGCGATGTGGGATGTAGTTGCCATCTATGGGGCAGGGCTGAAGCTGGCAGAGCAACAGGCAGGAGCAGGAAAGAAGCCCAGCCCCGAATCGGCAGAGGCCTTTGCCACAAGCCTGTTGAAACGTATTCAGAAGAACGTGAAGGTGATGGACAAAAGCGGGCGCGAATCGGTCACGACCTTCGAGCGAGGAGTGGGAGACGTGATCGTCACCTACGAGAACGAGTTGCTCCCACGGATCAAGAGCCACCGCCCCTACGAACTCATTGTGCCTCAGGAAACAGTCTGGATCGAGAACCCTGCTGCCCTCATCGACAAACATGTGGACCGGCATCACGTGCGGGATATAGCCGAAGCATTTGTGGCCTTCCTCCATAGCGAAGAAGCCCAGGCAGCTTTTACGGAACTGGGATTCCGGCCGATCGGTCAGGCTGCGGGACAACCATCGGCTGGCGCAGCGCTCCCCCTCCCCACCAAGCTCTTTACCATTGCAGACCTGGGAGGATGGGAGACGATCAGCACTAAACTCTTTGGCCCGCGCGGGGCCTGGACCAGCACCGTCGAAGATCTGGCGCGCGGAAAATAA